A DNA window from Drosophila sechellia strain sech25 chromosome X, ASM438219v1, whole genome shotgun sequence contains the following coding sequences:
- the LOC6618008 gene encoding density-regulated protein homolog: MTNEDVGTNSVADRLQVGPREGVTYPIQMKYCGHCTMPIEYCEYYPEYEKCKDWLELHMPDDFERLKIEEEAAAADGTDDDKKRQKRGGKGLLRVKKKEDVPKRICVSRAARGKKKSVTVVTGLSTFDIDLKVAAKFFGTKFACGSSVTGDDEIVIQGDVKDDLFDVIPEKWAEIDEDVIEDLGDQKRT; this comes from the exons ATGACGAACGAAGATGTGGGCACCAACAGCGTCGCCGACCGCCTGCAGGTGGGTCCGCGCGAAGGCGTCACCTATCCGATCCAGATGAAGTACTGTGGCCACTGCACGATGCCCATTGAG TACTGTGAGTACTATCCGGAATACGAGAAGTGCAAGGACTGGCTGGAGCTCCACATGCCGGATGACTTCGAGCGACTAAAGATCGAGGAGGAGGCTGCCGCCGCCGACGGGACGGATGACGACAAGAAGCGCCAAAAGCGTGGTGGCAAGGGACTGCTGCGCGTCAAGAAAAAGGAAGACGTACCCAAGCGTATCTGCGTCTCGCGGGCGGCACGTGGCAAGAAGAAGTCCGTGACCGTGGTCACAGGATTGAGCACTTTTG ATATTGATCTCAAGGTGGCCGCCAAGTTCTTTGGCACAAAGTTTGCCTGCGGCTCCTCGGTGACCGGAGACGACGAGATCGTCATTCAGGGCGACGTCAAGGATGACTTGTTCGATGTCATACCCGAGAAATGGGCCGAGATCGATGAGGACGTCATCGAGGATTTGGGCGATCAGAAGCGAACATAa
- the LOC6618007 gene encoding DNA-directed RNA polymerase III subunit RPC9, whose product METVNPTFSYLTNLEVMQILQKIKSTKKKFGMRNLATVTYEALQYLEESPCKTQTRENIMNYVKDLSSYRLKSQEILQMINDPPTSALHTQLLIDDNKAPLTDEENEKIIQLSYKHFHGGETKGTTKETPAEKPAESTAKTGKQSGKRNAQAKSNPAEIAPADKTTPGDGVTNVATPSSEATTAVITTPVEEATPVETSPSENKATPATTVPATDEVISMETNSNPSPDGEKLG is encoded by the exons ATGGAAAC GGTCAATCCCACGTTCTCGTACCTCACCAATCTGGAAGTAATGCAGATTCTACAGAAGATCAAGAGCACCAAAAAGAAGTTCGGCATGCGCAACTTGGCCACGGTTACTTATGAG GCACTGCAGTATCTGGAGGAGTCTCCCTGCAAGACGCAAACTCGTGAGAACATTATGAATTACGTTAAGGACCTGTCTTCTTATCGTCTGAAGTCCCAAGAGATCCTGCAAATGATCAATGATCCGCCTACAAGTGCCCTGCACACGCAGCTG CTCATCGACGATAATAAAGCTCCACTAACCGATGAGGAGAACGAGAAAATCATTCAGCTGAGCTACAAACACTTCCATGGTGGAGAAACCAAAGGCACTACTAAGGAAACACCGGCGGAAAAACCTGCGGAGTCCACTGCGAAGACCGGCAAGCAATCTGGAAAGCGTAATGCCCAGGCCAAATCCAATCCAGCGGAAATAGCTCCAGCGGACAAGACCACGCCAGGTGATGGAGTTACTAATGTCGCTACTCCTTCAAGTGAAGCCACTACAGCAGTTATAACTACTCCAGTGGAAGAAGCAACCCCAGTGGAAACATCTCCTTCAGAGAATAAAGCAACTCCAGCCACTACAGTGCCTGCAACGGATGAAGTCATTTCAATGGAAACCAATTCCAATCCTTCACCAGATGGAGAAAAACTCGGGTAG